A region from the Mucilaginibacter sp. CSA2-8R genome encodes:
- a CDS encoding DUF5074 domain-containing protein — protein sequence MKIKFLRYSPFAFVALAGTLLLGSCKKDKDSRTGEIESTAGVYVLCEGNLGKANSTITYYNTATKTVDNNYYKTVNGTNLGETANDLQRYGSKIYCVVSGLQGTAQSFVDVLDPKTGKSIKRISFNTTNDGYMPRKIAFYQNKAYVSRLDGKVSRIDTASLSVDGELVLSEALEGMAVSKGKLYIANSDYSYLYKNGKNTVVTVVDLASFTKIKDITVSWNPTKVAAAPNGDIYVACDGNYANLKPSLDRINTITDTKVSSNTDYAGYGSLTIGSNNAFVTTSSSVIRSLDVSTGTPGNNFITDGTTVALTYGLTIDGFNNDLYVFDAISYASSTGKTYCYRTDGRKKFEFATGQLPKAAVFVYNYR from the coding sequence ATGAAGATTAAATTTTTACGTTACTCCCCGTTTGCCTTTGTAGCATTAGCCGGCACTTTGTTATTGGGCTCGTGTAAAAAAGACAAAGACAGCCGCACCGGCGAAATTGAAAGCACTGCCGGCGTATATGTACTTTGCGAAGGTAACTTAGGCAAGGCCAACAGTACCATAACTTATTATAATACAGCTACTAAAACGGTTGACAACAATTATTATAAAACCGTTAATGGCACCAACCTGGGCGAAACCGCTAACGACCTGCAGCGTTATGGCAGCAAAATTTATTGTGTAGTAAGCGGTTTGCAGGGCACTGCGCAATCGTTTGTAGATGTGCTGGACCCCAAAACCGGAAAATCCATCAAACGTATCTCTTTCAATACCACTAACGATGGTTACATGCCGCGCAAAATTGCCTTTTATCAAAACAAAGCCTATGTTTCGAGGCTTGATGGCAAGGTTAGCCGTATTGATACAGCCAGCCTGAGTGTGGATGGCGAATTGGTGTTAAGCGAAGCTTTGGAAGGAATGGCAGTTTCGAAAGGAAAATTGTATATCGCTAACTCTGACTATAGCTATCTTTATAAAAACGGTAAGAACACCGTTGTAACGGTGGTTGACCTGGCCAGTTTTACTAAGATTAAAGATATTACTGTAAGCTGGAATCCAACCAAAGTGGCAGCCGCCCCTAATGGAGACATTTATGTGGCTTGCGATGGAAATTACGCCAACCTGAAACCATCATTAGATCGTATCAACACCATTACCGATACCAAAGTAAGCAGCAACACTGATTATGCCGGCTATGGCTCTTTAACCATTGGCAGCAACAATGCTTTTGTAACAACTTCATCATCAGTAATTCGTTCGCTTGATGTTTCGACAGGTACACCGGGTAATAATTTTATCACTGACGGTACAACGGTAGCATTAACTTACGGCCTTACCATCGACGGTTTTAACAACGATTTATATGTGTTTGATGCCATTAGCTATGCCAGCTCAACCGGCAAAACTTATTGTTATCGCACCGACGGCCGAAAAAAGTTTGAGTTTGCAACCGGCCAGTTGCCTAAAGCAGCCGTATTTGTTTATAACTACAGATAA
- a CDS encoding cell surface protein, with protein sequence MKFNHPVKRILLAAFCMAALLSSCKKDDGDVTETPNVGRPVTAGSSAYVTQLFSYNPAPGQLINTTGGNPDAAKNVLNGKQGLVTLGAYGGNLVLGFDHTVINRDNQDDFVIYNNAATGFAEPGVVWVMADDNRNGQPDDTWYELAGAAQNLPGYSRNYAITYARPAMATADVPWTDNRGNKGAVETNTYHQQAYYPDWITANTYTLTGTLLPSSNINDTNPTYITSNGFTFGYADSTPGGDKLDIANATDAHGNKVALKGIDFVKIQTGIAYNLGWLGELSTEVCGVADLSLVK encoded by the coding sequence ATGAAATTTAATCATCCTGTTAAGCGTATTCTACTGGCTGCCTTTTGCATGGCAGCGTTACTGTCATCCTGTAAAAAGGATGACGGTGATGTTACAGAAACACCCAATGTTGGCAGGCCGGTTACCGCTGGCAGTAGTGCTTATGTTACGCAGCTTTTTAGTTACAACCCGGCTCCAGGTCAGTTAATCAATACAACAGGCGGCAACCCCGATGCAGCTAAAAATGTGCTGAACGGCAAACAGGGCTTGGTAACTTTGGGCGCTTATGGCGGCAACCTGGTGCTGGGTTTTGACCATACCGTTATTAATCGCGACAACCAGGATGATTTCGTTATTTACAACAATGCCGCCACCGGTTTTGCCGAGCCGGGGGTAGTTTGGGTAATGGCTGATGATAACCGTAATGGCCAACCCGACGATACCTGGTACGAGCTGGCCGGGGCCGCTCAAAACTTACCTGGCTACAGCCGCAATTACGCCATTACCTATGCCCGACCAGCTATGGCAACTGCCGATGTGCCCTGGACAGATAACCGCGGCAATAAGGGCGCTGTTGAAACCAACACTTACCACCAGCAGGCTTATTATCCGGATTGGATTACTGCCAATACGTACACTTTAACAGGTACGCTGTTGCCATCGAGCAATATCAACGACACCAACCCAACTTACATTACCAGTAATGGGTTTACGTTTGGCTATGCGGATAGTACGCCGGGCGGCGACAAGCTGGATATTGCTAATGCCACCGATGCGCATGGCAACAAAGTAGCGCTTAAAGGCATCGACTTTGTTAAAATACAAACCGGCATTGCCTACAACCTAGGCTGGCTGGGCGAACTCTCTACCGAGGTGTGTGGTGTAGCCGATTTAAGCTTGGTGAAGTAG
- a CDS encoding DoxX family protein, with translation MKRFFAPYNFPQSVDIALLLIRLVCGYAFILHGWGKIQNPMGWMGPDSPFPSVFQALAAISEFVGGIALILGLVTRLASLGLLVTMLVAVYTHAVKIGDPFVNPKGAGSYELPAVYLCIMILLVAAGAGGFSLDKALFGTRAVTLR, from the coding sequence ATGAAACGATTTTTTGCCCCCTATAATTTTCCGCAATCGGTAGATATTGCGCTGCTGCTCATCAGGCTGGTGTGCGGTTATGCTTTTATTTTGCACGGATGGGGAAAGATACAGAACCCGATGGGGTGGATGGGGCCAGATTCGCCTTTCCCTTCGGTATTTCAGGCGCTGGCTGCTATCTCCGAGTTTGTGGGCGGCATCGCGCTTATTTTAGGCCTGGTTACCCGGTTGGCCAGTTTAGGTTTGCTGGTTACCATGTTGGTAGCCGTATACACGCATGCAGTTAAAATAGGCGACCCATTTGTAAACCCTAAAGGTGCAGGGTCGTATGAGTTGCCTGCCGTTTATTTGTGTATTATGATATTGCTGGTGGCAGCCGGCGCAGGAGGTTTCTCGTTAGATAAAGCCCTGTTCGGGACGCGTGCGGTTACACTAAGATAA
- the hscB gene encoding Fe-S protein assembly co-chaperone HscB has protein sequence MTINYFEFYNIPESFHVDAAALKKQFYQLSKEYHPDFYANEDEAKQQEILEISTLNNKAYQTLSDPTRRLEYILKQHDLVNEGAKPQLPGDFLMEMMDLNERLMEADDAQQIADIRAEVLDVENNLIEQLQALTADYETLNDTAKEDRLNGVADIYYRQKYLLRIKESLDTFASRF, from the coding sequence ATGACCATTAACTATTTTGAGTTTTACAATATACCTGAGTCTTTCCATGTAGATGCTGCCGCACTTAAAAAGCAGTTTTACCAGCTAAGCAAGGAGTACCATCCCGACTTTTACGCCAACGAGGATGAGGCCAAGCAACAGGAAATACTGGAAATATCTACCCTGAACAATAAGGCTTACCAAACCCTGAGCGACCCCACCCGCAGGCTCGAATACATACTGAAACAGCACGATTTGGTGAACGAAGGCGCCAAGCCGCAACTGCCGGGCGACTTTTTAATGGAGATGATGGACCTCAACGAGCGCCTGATGGAGGCTGATGATGCCCAACAGATAGCAGATATACGTGCCGAAGTGCTTGATGTGGAAAATAATTTGATCGAACAGCTACAGGCTTTGACTGCTGACTATGAAACACTTAATGACACCGCCAAAGAAGACCGGCTGAATGGCGTGGCAGATATTTACTACAGACAAAAATATTTGTTGCGAATTAAGGAGAGTTTAGATACATTTGCGTCCCGCTTCTGA
- a CDS encoding site-specific integrase, whose translation MKNQSEMYSFSSKLWYNKRCISKKTGDASIYIQVTINRVHDEFPLKLRWPADKIDLDKGELVRRRKPDPDVDDYNLLIKIEQAKHTEILRTYRLRKAHIDMDKFKSELMIFDNRESFSGFMFRFNRQRYEDKLIERKTFQNIRSTVKLMMEFDMSWRYDTLCISFMDRFKAFLRNKEYHKSKNYTPGQIWTKIRDVKSHMEFASKEPMVYINQDVISYPNPEPEWETTFLNRDEIGRLIKVYNSEPLNGPDYQILSAFLFTCFTSLRISDVYRINSEWVIGESFIKFIPKKNYKKRKSLTIPIMPLAMNLILNLKGKYFELPSQQEYNRTLKQLAKTAGIHKKLTSHVGRHTFGFLFMTTIGNLKALQEILGHTKIATTERYAHLDEDYKLESVKQMQGRFTDLLMWKAK comes from the coding sequence ATGAAAAACCAAAGCGAAATGTACAGCTTCAGTTCTAAACTGTGGTACAACAAACGTTGTATATCTAAAAAAACCGGTGATGCATCTATTTACATTCAAGTAACTATAAATAGAGTTCACGACGAATTTCCCTTAAAGCTTAGGTGGCCTGCCGATAAAATCGATTTGGACAAAGGCGAACTTGTGCGCAGGCGAAAACCTGACCCTGACGTTGACGATTACAACCTATTAATCAAGATTGAGCAGGCTAAACACACAGAAATTTTGCGTACGTACCGATTGCGAAAAGCTCACATCGATATGGACAAGTTCAAAAGTGAACTAATGATCTTTGATAATAGGGAAAGTTTCTCGGGCTTTATGTTTCGTTTTAATAGACAACGTTACGAAGACAAACTCATTGAGCGTAAAACGTTCCAAAATATACGATCGACGGTTAAACTTATGATGGAATTTGATATGAGCTGGAGGTATGATACCCTTTGCATCTCATTCATGGATCGCTTTAAGGCTTTCTTACGAAACAAAGAATATCATAAGAGTAAAAACTATACACCTGGCCAGATATGGACAAAAATTCGTGACGTAAAGTCCCACATGGAGTTTGCATCAAAAGAACCGATGGTCTATATAAATCAAGATGTTATCTCCTATCCTAACCCGGAACCGGAGTGGGAAACAACATTTTTGAACCGTGATGAAATTGGCAGATTGATTAAAGTCTACAATAGTGAACCCTTAAACGGCCCGGATTATCAAATATTAAGTGCGTTTCTATTTACGTGCTTTACCAGCCTTCGCATATCTGATGTTTACCGTATTAATAGCGAATGGGTGATTGGAGAAAGCTTCATCAAATTTATACCCAAAAAAAATTACAAAAAAAGAAAGAGCTTAACCATACCAATCATGCCACTGGCCATGAACCTAATACTAAATTTAAAGGGCAAGTATTTTGAGTTGCCCTCACAACAAGAATATAACCGCACTTTAAAGCAATTGGCAAAAACGGCTGGCATACATAAAAAACTTACCAGCCATGTTGGTAGGCATACGTTCGGCTTCTTATTCATGACTACTATTGGAAACTTAAAAGCTTTGCAAGAAATTTTAGGTCACACCAAAATTGCCACTACCGAACGCTATGCCCACTTAGATGAAGACTACAAACTTGAGTCAGTAAAACAAATGCAAGGTAGGTTTACTGATTTGCTTATGTGGAAGGCAAAATAA
- a CDS encoding tape measure protein encodes MNNREQSIINLVINGQQAQTSLREVTGTVNALRSELSRMRREDNPALYEERIRQLRQMSAAQAALRQEINSTGQEAQGFLAKIKGFFSGSGPVFSGNLLADAFSNGMAALKGFAMEVVHTYTEFEKLDIVLTNALGSKGASFRALNSLQKFAAETPFQLSELTESYVKLVNRGMQPTMAEMRAMGDLASSQGKSFDQLTEALLDAVTGEFERLKELGITAKKNGDMVSLSFKGMTVDVKNSAEAIKEALMNFGKMDGVADGMKKMSESVGGNISNMGDNWERVLTRMGQNTGGFTYWATNHINQFLSNLADAFMTTEQKLQEFANNSAADTMTRYNKMSASDKKALYDGNNIDLVKLKKELAEMEKRMKPDKPMGMSWRPEAGLEDRIKHWKTLIAEGEALKETIDSQNLNEAKMSKIRADQAARDAAAAAKIAADKAKKEAEKSAREIKTFQRNVKDTQAEVDTLIAAATKGTAGNLDAQLQVINNKYQKLVDKLKELSGSKYATDADRKGLGKDITAAGKLRDNEIDGAKAEFSYNSMEKTVNNDAQRQKNDNNNSELTPEEKAQQEYDIEQKRLQDLYDIRQVFGMDTLDLETLLADGKIKNDKRVADAHLATIKQQTKTDQDYARIQQQIADEKAQLAENGVALLFSVFGRSKGVMMAQLAVEKAIAVGRILAQEGIEIAAYYAQSVLQFGPIVGPGVASGLAAMAKVRSGLSIANIIASGLAQAVGITQGDSGGKKFANGGFAPDGPSHGAGGLKLVNPYGLILGEMEGGEPILSRSTYANNRGLVDALMSSGGRQLNLNRIQDATYNRERRLSNLSLANDDRSAASAAGVSRSEFAGAFDALASKFDDFATAVQSQPVIFSNRAFEESQNRRMQIKDEVNA; translated from the coding sequence ATGAACAACAGAGAACAATCCATTATTAACCTGGTGATCAATGGTCAGCAGGCACAAACCTCGCTCAGGGAGGTTACCGGTACGGTTAATGCCCTGCGCTCCGAGCTAAGCCGCATGCGCAGGGAAGATAACCCGGCACTTTACGAAGAGCGGATCCGGCAGCTTAGGCAAATGTCGGCCGCGCAGGCTGCGCTGCGCCAAGAGATCAACAGTACCGGACAGGAGGCACAAGGCTTTTTAGCTAAAATCAAGGGCTTCTTTTCCGGCAGCGGTCCGGTGTTTTCCGGTAATCTTTTGGCAGATGCATTCAGTAATGGTATGGCTGCTTTGAAAGGTTTTGCCATGGAAGTGGTGCATACCTATACAGAATTTGAAAAGCTCGATATCGTGTTAACAAACGCTTTGGGCAGCAAGGGTGCCAGCTTCAGGGCATTAAATTCTTTGCAAAAGTTTGCAGCCGAAACACCATTCCAATTATCTGAGCTTACCGAAAGTTATGTTAAACTGGTAAACCGCGGCATGCAGCCGACAATGGCCGAAATGCGTGCTATGGGTGATCTTGCTTCGTCACAGGGTAAATCATTCGACCAGCTTACCGAAGCCCTCCTGGATGCCGTTACCGGCGAGTTTGAACGCTTGAAGGAACTCGGCATTACCGCTAAAAAAAACGGCGATATGGTTAGCCTTTCGTTTAAAGGAATGACTGTAGATGTTAAAAACAGTGCGGAAGCTATTAAGGAAGCACTGATGAATTTCGGTAAGATGGACGGTGTTGCTGACGGTATGAAAAAAATGTCGGAGTCGGTAGGGGGGAATATTTCCAATATGGGCGATAACTGGGAACGTGTATTGACGCGGATGGGCCAAAATACTGGTGGTTTCACGTACTGGGCAACAAATCACATCAACCAGTTTCTATCTAACCTTGCTGATGCATTTATGACTACTGAGCAGAAGCTTCAGGAGTTTGCTAATAACTCAGCCGCTGATACCATGACCAGGTACAACAAAATGAGTGCGTCTGATAAAAAGGCACTTTATGATGGTAATAATATAGACCTGGTTAAACTCAAAAAAGAGTTGGCCGAAATGGAAAAGCGGATGAAGCCGGATAAACCAATGGGAATGTCCTGGAGACCCGAAGCCGGCTTGGAAGATAGGATCAAACATTGGAAAACATTGATCGCTGAGGGTGAAGCCTTAAAGGAAACCATTGATTCGCAAAACCTGAATGAGGCCAAGATGAGTAAAATTAGGGCTGATCAGGCAGCGCGTGATGCGGCCGCGGCTGCTAAAATAGCGGCCGATAAAGCAAAAAAGGAAGCGGAAAAATCAGCGCGAGAAATTAAAACGTTTCAACGTAATGTAAAGGATACCCAGGCCGAAGTGGATACCTTGATCGCCGCTGCAACAAAAGGTACTGCAGGTAACCTGGATGCCCAGCTCCAGGTGATCAATAATAAATATCAAAAGCTGGTAGATAAATTAAAAGAGTTAAGTGGTAGTAAATATGCTACAGATGCTGATCGTAAAGGTCTTGGCAAAGATATTACCGCAGCTGGAAAGCTGCGGGATAACGAGATAGACGGTGCAAAAGCTGAGTTTAGTTATAACTCAATGGAAAAAACCGTCAATAACGATGCGCAGCGACAAAAAAACGATAATAATAACAGCGAGTTAACTCCTGAAGAAAAGGCGCAACAAGAATATGATATCGAGCAAAAGCGCCTGCAAGACTTGTATGATATTCGGCAAGTATTCGGTATGGATACGTTGGATCTTGAAACATTGCTGGCTGACGGTAAAATTAAAAATGATAAAAGGGTGGCCGATGCACACCTGGCTACCATTAAGCAGCAGACTAAAACTGACCAGGATTATGCGCGGATTCAACAGCAAATAGCTGATGAGAAAGCCCAATTAGCAGAAAACGGCGTAGCCTTACTGTTTAGTGTTTTTGGACGCAGCAAAGGTGTGATGATGGCTCAGCTGGCCGTGGAGAAAGCTATTGCTGTTGGCCGGATCCTGGCGCAGGAGGGTATTGAAATCGCTGCTTATTATGCGCAGTCTGTTTTGCAGTTCGGCCCTATTGTCGGGCCTGGTGTTGCATCGGGCCTGGCTGCTATGGCAAAAGTAAGATCGGGATTAAGTATTGCCAATATTATTGCTTCCGGCCTGGCTCAGGCTGTCGGAATTACGCAAGGCGATTCGGGCGGTAAAAAGTTTGCCAATGGTGGTTTTGCTCCTGACGGCCCGAGCCACGGCGCCGGCGGTCTGAAGCTCGTTAACCCATATGGTTTAATTTTGGGCGAGATGGAAGGTGGTGAGCCGATTTTAAGCCGGTCGACCTACGCCAATAACCGTGGCCTGGTTGATGCGCTAATGTCATCCGGTGGCCGGCAGCTTAACCTAAACCGTATCCAGGATGCAACTTATAACAGGGAGCGGCGCCTGAGTAATCTATCATTGGCAAATGACGATAGGAGCGCCGCCAGTGCTGCCGGTGTTTCCCGTTCCGAGTTTGCCGGCGCCTTTGACGCTTTGGCCAGCAAGTTCGATGATTTTGCGACTGCAGTGCAAAGCCAGCCGGTTATTTTCAGTAACCGGGCGTTTGAGGAATCGCAAAACCGGCGTATGCAGATTAAGGATGAGGTTAATGCATAA